In the Isachenkonia alkalipeptolytica genome, one interval contains:
- a CDS encoding N-acetylglucosaminidase — MKNYRKSDYVRKGDAIKAAICTTCFVALLTSYSFADELKPKEDEASPKMTTEESATYEASESKEEKEQEEKEQKEEKEDQEEKDVEEKEEEEEKDSEALAVQVESIHKEAEDKSADELYAFAQEQVNATSLYNAYLTGHLNYPEDERFQQGLKESTENLLRWSQNQHNNGNLNTAIRRYQLILENKEVHRTEIVQSVEESLKKAEAGTVIERVADQITKNDDTGSATTLFTNYLDKYELYQWNEDYRDRTLSVTQNLMGWSERNHNRGNFSVAAERYETIINRGEGISLLEDSVKKAQELLALAEDQSFSTSDEQFEYADEQTSVTSRFTAFSEGLDAFPGEERMEKGYLESAEMLLNWAQNQHNNENFSTAIQRYDLLLEEQDRLPESLVDAVKASREKAQSGVAIERVARKIQANEDTGSATTLFRNFVGSFEIYQWNAEYVKGTKKATDNLFGWTQRNHDRGNFDVAATSYGRIIDEAGDIEVLRDTVQEAEDLLPFAENNSFPTADRQFQYADGQTNVSSRFQAFVDSYNAYPADSRFQEGLEESARSLINWSQNQHNNENFSTAINRYNRLIDAEEIIDEKIINAAKASKERAERGQGIERVRDRMATIEENGGATSMFTGYTEDFFIYQWHEEYVSNMVDAAENLLGWSERQHNRKNFSTAIARYETIINRAADIPPLAYMVNQVTFYSQLAEKEIIIEDNMFVMFTNYNKTFEEALANQMAKNPQTDLYGGGWQRAKESDVARHLDPTRYYNESLLSNNNQGEIIKVTTASLNMRSGPGTSNGVITSLSRNEVFDVLDRSNGWYKIEKDGETGWVSGDFVALKDNYQAISSIGVRVDVSSLRVRKGPGTSYEHLTSVSRGETFHIIEQSNGWYKISTNGTEGWISGDHVEMVQQVPRSMYQFYILSGSSGVTESTLRDELKGKGVLEGMERAFLEAGEKYNVNEVYLLSHAFLETGNGTSRLATGLYVDTEGNYLSNPDSVPSSERIKVYNMFGIGAFDSSALRSGAERAFREGWFTPEDSIIGGADWISRNYINNPTRKQDTLYKMRWNPANITTGSPQYATDIGWAVKQTSTLDLVFDIALRNNIPLRFNIPVYK, encoded by the coding sequence ATGAAAAACTACAGAAAATCGGATTATGTCCGAAAGGGAGATGCTATCAAGGCGGCGATTTGCACCACCTGCTTTGTGGCCCTTCTAACGTCCTACAGCTTTGCCGACGAGTTAAAGCCTAAAGAGGATGAAGCCTCACCGAAGATGACCACAGAGGAATCCGCTACATATGAAGCGTCGGAAAGCAAGGAAGAAAAGGAACAAGAGGAAAAAGAGCAGAAGGAAGAAAAGGAAGATCAGGAGGAAAAGGATGTAGAGGAGAAGGAAGAAGAGGAAGAGAAGGACAGTGAAGCCCTGGCGGTACAGGTGGAGAGTATCCATAAGGAAGCGGAAGACAAATCCGCCGATGAACTTTATGCCTTCGCACAAGAGCAGGTAAATGCTACTTCCCTGTACAATGCATACTTAACCGGTCATCTGAACTATCCCGAGGATGAACGATTCCAGCAGGGGCTAAAAGAAAGCACGGAAAATCTTCTCCGTTGGTCTCAAAACCAACACAACAACGGGAACCTGAACACTGCCATAAGGCGCTACCAATTAATACTGGAAAATAAAGAGGTCCACCGCACCGAAATTGTACAGTCCGTAGAGGAAAGCCTTAAAAAAGCAGAAGCGGGTACGGTTATTGAGCGGGTAGCGGATCAAATTACAAAGAACGATGATACCGGCTCCGCCACCACTTTATTTACCAACTATCTGGACAAGTATGAACTGTATCAATGGAATGAAGACTATCGAGACCGCACCCTTTCCGTAACCCAAAACCTGATGGGGTGGAGTGAGCGAAACCACAACCGGGGTAATTTCAGTGTCGCGGCCGAGCGCTACGAAACCATTATTAACCGGGGAGAAGGCATTTCTTTACTCGAGGACTCTGTAAAGAAGGCACAGGAACTTTTGGCCCTTGCCGAGGACCAGAGTTTTTCCACCTCCGATGAACAGTTTGAATACGCCGATGAACAAACCTCGGTTACCTCCCGGTTTACGGCCTTTAGTGAAGGGTTGGACGCCTTTCCCGGGGAAGAGCGAATGGAAAAGGGGTACCTGGAAAGTGCCGAGATGCTTTTAAACTGGGCCCAAAATCAACACAACAATGAAAACTTCTCCACGGCGATACAGCGTTATGATCTATTACTGGAAGAACAGGACCGGTTGCCCGAATCCTTGGTGGATGCGGTTAAAGCCAGTAGAGAGAAAGCACAAAGCGGGGTAGCTATAGAACGGGTGGCAAGAAAAATACAGGCCAATGAAGACACCGGCTCCGCCACCACCCTGTTTCGAAATTTTGTAGGAAGCTTTGAGATCTATCAGTGGAATGCAGAGTACGTAAAGGGAACCAAGAAGGCCACCGACAACCTTTTTGGATGGACCCAGCGAAACCATGACCGGGGCAATTTTGATGTGGCCGCCACAAGCTATGGCCGGATCATTGATGAGGCCGGAGACATCGAGGTGCTACGAGATACGGTACAGGAGGCTGAGGACCTGCTACCCTTTGCCGAAAACAACAGCTTCCCCACGGCGGATAGACAGTTCCAGTATGCTGACGGACAAACCAATGTATCCTCTAGGTTCCAGGCCTTTGTGGACAGCTATAATGCATATCCCGCCGACAGCCGATTCCAGGAGGGACTGGAAGAGAGCGCCAGAAGCTTGATTAACTGGTCTCAAAATCAACACAACAACGAAAACTTCTCCACCGCCATTAACCGATACAACCGTTTAATCGACGCCGAGGAGATCATCGATGAAAAGATCATCAATGCGGCCAAGGCATCGAAGGAACGGGCGGAAAGGGGTCAAGGGATTGAACGGGTAAGAGACCGCATGGCCACAATCGAAGAAAACGGTGGGGCCACCTCCATGTTTACCGGCTATACCGAGGACTTTTTCATCTATCAGTGGCATGAAGAGTATGTATCCAATATGGTAGACGCTGCGGAAAATCTTCTGGGCTGGAGCGAGCGACAGCATAACCGGAAAAATTTCTCCACCGCCATTGCCCGGTATGAAACCATTATCAACCGAGCAGCGGATATTCCGCCCCTTGCCTATATGGTAAACCAGGTCACCTTTTACAGTCAGTTGGCGGAAAAGGAAATTATTATCGAGGACAACATGTTCGTAATGTTTACCAACTACAATAAAACCTTTGAGGAAGCCCTGGCGAATCAAATGGCGAAAAATCCACAAACCGATTTATACGGCGGAGGATGGCAACGGGCGAAGGAATCGGATGTGGCAAGACATCTGGACCCCACCCGGTACTATAATGAAAGCTTATTGAGTAACAACAACCAAGGAGAGATTATAAAGGTTACCACGGCCTCTTTAAATATGCGAAGCGGCCCGGGCACCAGTAACGGCGTAATCACCTCTCTCAGTCGAAATGAAGTGTTTGACGTATTGGACCGGTCCAACGGCTGGTATAAAATCGAAAAGGACGGAGAAACCGGTTGGGTATCCGGGGACTTTGTAGCCCTTAAGGATAACTACCAGGCCATATCCTCCATCGGCGTACGGGTGGATGTTAGCTCCTTAAGAGTACGAAAAGGACCGGGCACCTCCTACGAGCACTTAACCAGTGTCAGCCGGGGAGAGACCTTCCATATTATCGAGCAGTCCAACGGTTGGTACAAAATCAGCACCAACGGTACCGAAGGATGGATTTCCGGGGATCATGTGGAAATGGTACAGCAGGTACCAAGAAGCATGTATCAGTTCTATATTCTTTCCGGAAGCTCTGGGGTCACTGAAAGCACCCTGCGGGACGAGCTTAAAGGAAAAGGAGTCCTAGAAGGTATGGAGCGGGCCTTCCTGGAAGCGGGAGAAAAGTATAACGTCAATGAGGTGTATTTACTATCCCATGCTTTCTTGGAAACCGGAAACGGAACCTCCCGACTGGCCACCGGCCTGTATGTGGACACCGAAGGAAACTATCTATCCAATCCCGATTCCGTTCCCTCATCGGAGCGAATAAAAGTATACAATATGTTTGGAATTGGAGCCTTTGACAGTTCCGCCCTTCGTTCCGGAGCCGAGCGGGCCTTTCGGGAGGGGTGGTTTACCCCCGAGGACTCCATCATCGGAGGCGCCGACTGGATTTCCAGAAACTATATCAACAACCCCACAAGAAAACAGGACACCCTGTATAAAATGCGTTGGAATCCTGCCAACATCACCACGGGCAGTCCCCAGTACGCAACGGACATCGGTTGGGCCGTCAAGCAGACCAGCACCTTGGATCTGGTCTTTGACATCGCCCTTCGAAACAACATCCCCCTACGGTTTAACATCCCGGTATATAAGTAA
- a CDS encoding glycosyltransferase, giving the protein MTKKPLNIFILARGYPTEAYPMNGIFEFDQAKALADLGHRVTYGALDLRSLRKKRSWGFEQKQHRGVTVIALNLPVGNIGKNLTQKVRITALEKLYKKMVTERGKPDVVHAQFINVGHAATKVLKNRDFPLVYTEHYSGLNQEVLDPRLQKLGEETYREVDQFLAVSQYLAENLNRHFGIRPRVIPNIVDTGRFQYDPHKKKTPPSEFHFISVGSLQKHKEHHLLIEAFFEAFSREKGGEEHPLAPKGVKLYIYGGGPEREALQTLITEKNLETQVFLMGQQPRETIAEKMQQSQAFVLASKLETFGVAFIEAMAAGLPVISLAKGGPQGFITEKNGILVPGGDREDLKQAMIRMVQRIDQYDPSTLSQEMKEIFSPKKIAEALVDVYNEGIKN; this is encoded by the coding sequence GTGACAAAGAAACCCTTAAATATTTTCATCCTTGCCCGGGGCTATCCCACCGAGGCCTACCCCATGAACGGCATTTTTGAGTTTGATCAGGCCAAGGCCTTAGCGGACCTGGGCCACCGGGTGACCTACGGGGCCCTGGATCTTCGGTCCCTTCGGAAAAAAAGGTCCTGGGGATTTGAACAAAAACAACACCGGGGAGTCACGGTAATCGCCTTAAATCTTCCCGTGGGAAATATCGGGAAGAACCTGACACAAAAAGTTCGAATCACCGCCCTTGAGAAACTCTATAAAAAAATGGTAACGGAGCGGGGAAAACCCGATGTGGTCCATGCCCAGTTTATCAATGTGGGTCACGCCGCAACCAAGGTTCTGAAAAACCGAGATTTTCCCCTGGTCTATACCGAACATTACTCCGGTCTGAATCAGGAGGTGCTGGATCCTAGGCTTCAAAAACTAGGGGAGGAAACCTACCGGGAGGTGGATCAATTTCTCGCAGTCAGTCAGTACCTGGCAGAAAATCTAAACAGACATTTCGGAATCAGGCCCCGGGTGATTCCCAATATTGTAGATACCGGTCGTTTTCAGTACGATCCCCATAAGAAAAAGACCCCTCCCTCTGAGTTTCACTTCATTTCCGTGGGTAGCCTTCAAAAACATAAGGAGCATCATCTGTTGATCGAAGCTTTCTTTGAAGCCTTTTCTAGGGAGAAGGGCGGCGAGGAGCATCCATTAGCCCCTAAGGGAGTAAAACTGTATATTTACGGCGGCGGCCCGGAACGGGAGGCCCTGCAAACCCTGATAACGGAAAAAAACCTTGAAACCCAAGTGTTTTTAATGGGCCAGCAGCCCCGGGAGACCATAGCAGAGAAAATGCAGCAGTCCCAGGCCTTTGTCCTGGCCTCGAAACTGGAGACCTTTGGCGTGGCCTTTATAGAGGCAATGGCCGCAGGACTGCCGGTGATTTCCCTGGCAAAAGGGGGTCCCCAGGGCTTTATAACAGAAAAAAATGGTATTTTGGTCCCGGGGGGAGACCGGGAGGATCTGAAACAGGCTATGATCCGGATGGTTCAACGCATTGATCAGTATGATCCAAGCACCCTTTCTCAGGAAATGAAGGAAATTTTTTCACCGAAAAAAATTGCCGAAGCCCTGGTAGATGTGTATAATGAGGGTATAAAAAACTGA
- a CDS encoding glycosyltransferase, giving the protein MKLLHICSYYIGNRLYKNMVKELAKKGLKQEVFVPVRKKELHGVNALDQNRYPSVNYYFPHMIKKHHRYFYFQKIRKQQRVLEEQVLKKESVDLIHAHTIFSDGGTAYRIHKKHDIPYVVSVRGTDINRFYKKALHLRPFMYKILQEAKAVVFISHAYQNYLLSMLPPKVAEGLKEKALVIPNGIEGHWLEEGPPEASLEEENGEKELHHPTWLFIGVLNENKNVGSILKALAAFTLRGENMNLKIIGSGPLEEDLKKQVKSLNLEDRVTFYGYVTDPEKIRRIMATSDLFIMASHRETFGLVYVEALSQGLPILYSKDRGFDGFYHEGEVGYSVDPEDPKTIEAGVEKILDNYHRLRRNGKEQAKDFNWQTIAQKMMEIYES; this is encoded by the coding sequence ATGAAACTGTTACATATTTGTTCTTACTATATCGGCAACCGGCTATATAAAAATATGGTAAAGGAACTGGCGAAAAAGGGGCTGAAACAGGAAGTGTTTGTTCCGGTTCGGAAAAAGGAGCTCCATGGGGTAAACGCCCTGGATCAAAACCGTTACCCTTCGGTCAATTATTACTTTCCCCACATGATCAAAAAACATCATCGTTATTTCTATTTCCAAAAGATCCGAAAGCAACAAAGGGTGTTGGAGGAACAGGTGTTAAAGAAGGAGTCCGTGGATTTGATCCATGCCCATACCATCTTCAGCGACGGGGGTACGGCCTACCGGATCCACAAGAAGCATGACATTCCCTATGTGGTCAGTGTCCGGGGAACGGATATCAACCGGTTTTATAAAAAGGCCCTTCATTTACGCCCCTTTATGTATAAGATCTTACAAGAGGCCAAGGCCGTGGTGTTCATCTCCCATGCCTATCAAAACTACCTTTTGTCCATGCTTCCTCCAAAGGTTGCCGAAGGTCTTAAGGAAAAAGCCCTGGTGATTCCCAACGGCATTGAAGGCCACTGGTTAGAGGAAGGCCCCCCGGAAGCATCCTTAGAGGAGGAGAACGGGGAAAAAGAGCTTCACCATCCCACCTGGCTTTTCATCGGCGTCTTGAATGAAAACAAAAACGTGGGCAGCATTCTAAAAGCCTTAGCCGCCTTCACACTGCGGGGAGAGAACATGAATCTTAAAATCATCGGTTCCGGTCCCCTGGAAGAGGACTTGAAAAAACAGGTCAAAAGCTTAAACCTGGAAGACCGGGTTACCTTTTACGGCTACGTTACCGACCCGGAAAAAATTCGAAGAATCATGGCCACAAGCGATCTTTTCATAATGGCCTCCCACCGGGAGACCTTTGGGCTGGTCTATGTGGAGGCCCTAAGCCAGGGTCTGCCTATCCTTTACAGCAAAGATCGGGGCTTTGACGGATTTTACCACGAAGGTGAAGTGGGGTACTCCGTAGATCCCGAGGACCCGAAAACCATTGAAGCGGGAGTTGAAAAGATCCTGGATAATTATCACCGCCTGAGGAGAAACGGCAAAGAGCAGGCAAAAGACTTTAACTGGCAGACCATTGCTCAGAAAATGATGGAAATCTATGAATCCTAG
- a CDS encoding nucleotide sugar dehydrogenase: protein MNMYQDIVNRKEKISVIGLGYVGLPLVVEFAKKFDVVGYDTNKEKLAQYHKGIDVTDEVGDEALQASTAVLTDKEEDIKECRFHVVAVPTPINADKTPDLTPVIKASETVGRNLTKGSVVVYESTVYPGTTEEICIPILEKISGLTFGKDFTVGYSPERINPGDKVNTLTKIVKVVSGSDEASLDLIAKVYEAIIEAGVHRAQTIKVAEASKVIENSQRDINIAFMNELAMVFNKMNINTQQVLEAAGTKWNFLKFTPGLVGGHCIGVDPYYFTYKAEQLGYHSQIILAGRKINDGMGKYVAENTIKKLIKSGKIIQGSKVGILGITFKENCGDVRNTKVIDIIKELEEYDLEVLVHDPVADREEVEREYGITLCSKEEMKGLSAVVFAVAHDEFKQHYDLKTIGNMYGDPVKVMIDVKGIMDPDVMEQENYHYWSL from the coding sequence ATGAACATGTATCAGGATATTGTAAACAGGAAAGAAAAAATTTCGGTCATCGGACTGGGCTATGTGGGTCTGCCGCTAGTCGTGGAATTTGCGAAAAAGTTTGATGTGGTAGGGTACGATACCAATAAGGAAAAGCTTGCCCAGTACCATAAGGGGATTGACGTTACCGACGAAGTGGGCGATGAAGCTCTTCAGGCTTCCACGGCGGTACTTACCGACAAAGAAGAGGATATTAAGGAATGCCGCTTCCATGTGGTGGCGGTACCCACACCGATTAATGCGGATAAAACCCCGGATCTGACTCCGGTGATTAAAGCCAGTGAAACCGTGGGAAGAAATCTTACCAAAGGTTCCGTGGTGGTTTATGAATCCACGGTTTATCCCGGCACCACGGAAGAAATTTGCATTCCGATTTTGGAAAAGATTTCGGGACTCACCTTTGGAAAGGACTTTACAGTGGGATACTCCCCCGAGCGAATCAATCCCGGGGATAAGGTCAATACCCTAACGAAAATTGTTAAAGTGGTTTCCGGCTCCGACGAGGCTTCCTTGGATTTGATTGCGAAAGTGTACGAGGCCATCATTGAAGCCGGGGTACACCGCGCCCAGACCATTAAGGTGGCGGAAGCTTCGAAAGTCATTGAAAATTCTCAGCGGGATATTAACATCGCCTTTATGAATGAGCTGGCCATGGTCTTTAATAAAATGAACATCAACACCCAACAGGTATTGGAAGCCGCCGGCACCAAGTGGAACTTCCTTAAGTTTACCCCCGGCCTGGTGGGCGGACACTGCATCGGCGTGGACCCCTACTACTTTACCTACAAGGCAGAGCAGCTGGGATATCATTCCCAGATTATTTTAGCCGGCCGTAAAATCAATGACGGTATGGGGAAGTATGTAGCAGAGAACACCATTAAAAAGCTGATCAAGTCGGGAAAAATCATCCAGGGCTCAAAGGTGGGAATTCTTGGCATCACCTTCAAGGAGAACTGCGGCGATGTTCGAAACACCAAGGTGATTGATATTATCAAAGAGTTGGAGGAATATGACCTGGAGGTTCTTGTCCACGACCCGGTAGCCGACAGAGAAGAGGTGGAGCGGGAATACGGCATCACCCTTTGTTCCAAGGAAGAGATGAAAGGCCTCAGTGCTGTGGTTTTCGCCGTAGCCCATGATGAGTTTAAACAACACTATGACCTAAAAACCATCGGAAATATGTATGGGGATCCTGTGAAGGTAATGATCGACGTGAAGGGGATCATGGATCCCGATGTAATGGAGCAGGAAAACTATCATTACTGGAGTTTGTAG
- a CDS encoding glycosyltransferase family 4 protein has translation MMKMLYLHQYFKTNQSSGGTRSYEFAKFLGDRGVKVHVITGIPSEPLDHEKIKVSSTGTAYNNKMSKSRRILSFLDYNRKAFFKGWKDKEAKVIFATSTPLTIGLPAVLLGKLRKRKLIFEVRDVWPDVPIALGYINNRVVIKLLQVFEKWIYKNAAHIIVLSDGMHDNLLKKGVPEEKLTTIENMANLYLYDEEKENNTLAENNAQGKEKPFTCIHPGTMGHVNGLDFILDAAKLTLAMDPGIHYLLIGDGKQKEHLQQRVKEEGLSNVIIEDAKPKAEVVKNILSADLGLMCVDNQYKILEDNSANKFFDFLAAGLPVLINYGGWQKRALEQHECGKAATTPEALAEEVTSLKKDRERLQKMGRNARKLAEEKYSDKIAKEKLIAIVNKVYKA, from the coding sequence ATGATGAAAATGTTATACCTGCATCAGTATTTTAAGACCAATCAAAGCTCGGGAGGGACAAGGTCCTATGAGTTCGCCAAATTTTTGGGCGACCGGGGAGTCAAGGTTCATGTGATTACGGGGATTCCCTCGGAGCCCTTAGACCATGAGAAGATAAAGGTCTCCTCCACGGGGACCGCCTACAACAATAAAATGTCCAAATCCCGAAGAATATTATCTTTTCTGGATTACAACCGCAAAGCTTTTTTCAAAGGATGGAAGGACAAGGAGGCTAAAGTGATTTTTGCCACCTCCACCCCTTTAACCATAGGCCTTCCCGCCGTGCTATTAGGGAAGCTTAGAAAAAGGAAACTGATCTTTGAAGTACGGGATGTATGGCCGGATGTGCCCATTGCCCTGGGCTACATAAACAACAGGGTGGTAATCAAACTGCTACAGGTCTTTGAAAAGTGGATCTATAAAAACGCTGCTCATATCATTGTGCTTTCCGATGGAATGCATGATAACCTTCTGAAAAAAGGGGTGCCCGAAGAGAAACTGACCACCATTGAGAATATGGCCAATCTATATTTATACGATGAAGAAAAGGAAAACAATACTCTGGCTGAAAACAATGCCCAGGGAAAGGAAAAACCCTTTACCTGTATTCACCCCGGCACCATGGGCCATGTAAACGGGCTGGACTTTATACTGGATGCCGCAAAGCTGACCCTGGCTATGGACCCGGGGATTCATTATCTCTTAATCGGTGACGGAAAACAAAAAGAACACCTGCAACAACGGGTAAAAGAAGAAGGCCTGTCCAATGTGATCATCGAAGATGCCAAACCCAAGGCGGAAGTGGTGAAAAATATCCTCAGTGCGGATTTGGGTCTGATGTGTGTGGACAATCAATATAAAATCCTGGAGGACAACAGCGCCAACAAGTTTTTCGATTTCCTCGCCGCCGGTCTGCCCGTGCTGATTAATTACGGTGGATGGCAAAAAAGGGCTCTGGAGCAGCATGAATGTGGGAAGGCGGCCACAACCCCTGAGGCCCTGGCCGAGGAAGTGACATCCTTAAAAAAGGATCGGGAAAGGCTACAAAAAATGGGGAGAAACGCAAGGAAATTGGCCGAAGAAAAATACTCGGATAAAATAGCCAAGGAAAAGCTGATAGCAATCGTCAACAAGGTATATAAAGCGTAA